The DNA window TCCAGCACAATAAGGCAATCCCACCAGTCGCCAAAGTCATACGTGTAAACCAGCTTGTCACCCTCATTCTGGATCGCCGCCCATAGTGGCGTGATTGCCGCATTATCCATGCTTTCACCCTCACCCCATACGCGATACTCGCTACCTAGATCACCTTTACGGCCTTTCTCGAACATATACAGATGTTCGTCATTCCAGCCAAAAGCCAACTGGATCACCGCGTGAAGTTCACTAAAGGGGATTTGCTCTGGAACCAGCACACGCCGCCATATTGGTGGTTTGCTGTCTCGGATGGTTATCTTTAGCTGGTACATGCAAATCCTGAATAAATGCGAATCGGAAGGATAACGATACTGACGCACTCACAATTCTGTAAAGGTGAATAAAGGTAATTTGCTTAATAAGCATAAGTTACATGCGGAATAATCCCGTATCTACCTGCGCGGCGCTGGCTTCTTCCACTGGTAGGCTTGTGCGCTCAACCTGCGGCGGTGGCGCTCTTTATCGTGCCGTGATCATGGGGTAAGCGTTAGGGCAATCTTAGCGTGCTCATGGGGTAGCCTTTTTCGATGCCCGTTCAAATGACCGAATTGACGCCTCCACTTTGCGTATCACCCGAGCAAACCCTTTAGCGTCCCTCGGTTCTTTCAGCCGCCAGTAAGCTGATTCAGTCTTTAGCAGTCGAGAGCGCTTTTTCTCGAAGGTATCCCATCTCATGCCGGCAGGCTTCGGAAACTTGAGCGGGCTATTTAGCAGGCTGCCCGCGGGTGGGTAATCATCCCCCCATATATCATGCCTCTGCTTCCACACACTGCGCCGTAAGCGAGCGATCTCATCTTCACTCTGGCTGGCATAGTGAAGGCTCCAGCATTTACGACACCCTACATCCTTCCGGCCAATAAATAATTTCGCAACCCGGCCACCACAATGCGGGCAAATGTACCATCGCCGATAGCCAAAACCTACCCGGGTGATCGTGATGCCAATAACCCGCGTTACCCCGTTGATTGTCGCGCTGTATCCACCAGAGGCCAGAGAGAAGCACACCATTCCGCTCTCGGTATCACAAAAAATGTGTGTTTTCGGGCTCGAATCCACCAGCCTGCTTTGCAGATTTGCCAGAAACTGGAGGTTAATTCGTGGTAGCGCAGAGGTGTAAACCCGCGTCTGCTCTCTCATTGGCTCAGATCTCCGCTAAAAAAATCCCCAAATGAATACGAAATTATATGAATTCTGCACAATTGGTTACTGCGAATACGGCCTAATAATCGTCGCTAGAACCTTAACAATTGTTAACTACTCATGGGGTAAGTAACTGATGCGCAAGTATCAGTTCCGTTTTTCCGATATCAGCGTTTTGACAGCTCGCGAACGATAGCGGCAACCATCTGCGGCTTCGCATCCTCGATACCTTTCTGCAGAAACTCTTTCTTTGCCGTCGAACGCCTGAACGTCTGCGGTATAGCCGGATCCTGAACATAAATTGCATAATTTGCGGAGTAACCGATACGGCCGGTTATTCTCGTTCCTCTGGCTACAACTTCCCGATACTGTGAATTTATCAGGGTACTGGTATCAATCGGAGTATAGAGGGCGGCGACCAACGAACCTTCTTGCAATGCTGCCTGAACAGCGCGGTATGCCCGGCGCCCGGCTATATCTTTCACCAGCGCATTGATGTTGCGGCGAATGTTGTTCATTCCCCTGCCTTTGATACCCATTTATCACCCCTTATCTCTGTCTGGTACGCACTGAAAAAACCTTCATTTTGCTGCGTACCGTGCTGCGTACTGCGAACCTAAAAACTTTGACGGCTCAAGTCTCATTGTTGTTCTTAGCCCGCTACTGGCGCGGGTTTAAGAATGCCCGCGTTTTAAATCCGTCCAGTACAGTCCAATATTTTAAAGCCGTTTTCGGTGCGAACCTCAATGCGAACCAGCGCCTTGGCTGGTGGCCTGCCGCTTTCTCTCCAGCCAGCGGCGGAATCCCTCTAACTGCCGGGCCTTACCCTCTGGTGTCTTTGCGCCGGTGCTCATGCCTCCGTGTAACTTACAGCGGCCAGAAGCATACAGGGCTGTCATTTTGCAGGGTGTCCCTTTCCTCGTCGTCGCTCCGCACGTCATATCCCTACAGGCTTCCGGGAGAGGTGTTCCGCCGCCGATATCGTCAGCCCACGCACGGTATAGTTTTCGCTTTTCGTCGTTAGTCACGGGATCGCCTTTCGATGTCAACTTTTGTCACCCTCTCATGGAGTAGGTTGTTTACTGGCTGCGTTCACGCGAAAAAAAGTTCTTATTTCCGACGGGTGAAAATGCTCTTAAACTGGCAGTCCTGTAAAGCATGGGGGGAGAGGGTTTACCTCCCCCCTTAGACCACATTAAAAGGCTCCCCTTGCCTGCCGTCTAAGCCCGTGCGCATCTGCGATCGCTGTGGACATTGGGCCGCCTGTATCCACGTCATTGAGAAATCCAGTAACTGTTACCACGTCACCTTGCTGGAAAGCGTCAGCGCCAGTGATGTTGTGCTGGCTGCCAGTGGTCTGATCTATCAGTTGGATATTTACCTGTATCGACCGTTTAGAGCTATCTCCCGATTGACTGAATGATGCTGATGAAGCAGGTAGATATTCCTTACCTGTAGACGCCTTCTGGATCGTCGGAGAACTGCCGGTAACATCCTTATTGCTGAACACTCGGCCTCGGTCACCAGGAATCATAATTAACCCGTTCTTGGTCTGCAGGAGTTCAGGCATATTCCCTTCGCCAACCTGGTACGCGCCACCAGCACCTACCGTTCCGCCATTTTTTCGTTTGCCGGCCAGAGCGGCACCGATGGCGAACGCTGCTACCATGCCGGCTATACCGGCGATAGCTGCGCCACCGAATGTAGCGATAGAGGCTGCGGCTGCGGCAGGAGCCCACGCGGCAGCGGTTTGCGCACCGGCCTGTTGTGATGAGTTAGATGTCATCTTATCGGCTATCATCGCCATCGCAGCATTTTTCAGGTATTGAATGCCAACTTCAACCAGAGCCTGAATGACGCTATTAAGAATGGCGTTACCCAGATTCTTGAAAGCCTCTGTGGCGCTTTGCGTACCGTTGATTAATCCCGTCATCGAACTGGCGGCCTGGCTGGCAAAACCATCAACTGCCGCCGCCATAAGTTCGTTAGTTGTGCTTTGGTTGCGGAATATCTCCCATTGAGCCTCAATTCGCTGTTTTTCATAGGTATTGTTTGCAGCGTTCCTGAGAGCTAAGGCTTCCTGTTCAGTGATTGTCTTTTGCTGTTCAAACTGCTGAATAAGCGCAAGTTCCTGAGCATGCTGGTTAGCGAGGCGCTGTACTGGATCTACCTCGCCGGCTGCCTGTTGCTGTGGCGTAACGACCTGCTGCGCACGAATTTTGGCTAGGTTGACCTGGTGCTGCTGTTCCATCAACTCCGATTGCTGGTTATAGGTCTTCTGATCAATCATCTGGCCATCGAGCTGGCGTTTAAGTTGATCTCTGCCGTCAGAATAGGCTTTATTTTCCTTCCTGAGCGGGTCATTGCTGATCGCATCATTAAGGTCTTTCTGTCGCTGCTGAGCGTCAAATAACTGCCCGGCCAACTCACGCACTCTTTCCTTCTGTGCATCGGTAGCCTTAGCTCCGAGAGCGGCCACGGCATTAAACTGTGCGGCCTCTCTGGTGTTCTCGTCATAGCGCATTGTCAAAACGGCAATCTGCCGCTGCAGGTTGTCTATTGAGTCATCGCCGCGGGCAAAGGCATTCTTCGGCGTTTTATCCTGTTTTTTTCTGGCGTCGGCAATTTGCTTATCCAGAACAGCAGCAGCTTCAGCATATTTCTTATCATCGATTAGCCCTTTGGCCTTGTCTTTGCTTAGCTGTTCACGCTGCTGGGTGAGCTTATCAACTACTGTTTGACCAGATTTAATGATCGAATTGGCGTTGTTCTCTGCAGTTTTCTTTTCGAGATTGGTGATATAGGCTGGCTTAGATCCGTCTACAGAACCCGATGCCGCCTTGCCAACATCGGAATAAAGGGATTTTGCTCGTTCTAGCGCCGCTATTTGACCTTTGATAGCATCTATTTGTGTTTTAGTGCCTGCGTCAGTGTAGATAGAAGCTTTGGAAACGGTATTGTAAGCCGCTTCAGTTACAGCTAATTTTTTATTCAGCGAATCCAACTGCGCATCTATCGCAACAATAGGATCTACATTTCCGGTGGCTACGGAGATTGAAAGAGCAGTTTGGTCGAGAAGTTTTGCCAAATAGCGCGACGTCCCAATAGCATCATCAATTTTGGAGATAGCTACCCCGAACTGAGTAATCAAAGCATTTGTTGCCTGCGATACAGTGCGCGGCATAGTCTCAAACTGCTGGTTGATTTCATCGGACCGCTTTTCGATTGCCGCAAGCACTTCACCAATATCTAACTTGCCGGCCAGCATCAATTGTCGAAGCTCGTTAAACGGAATTCCCATGCCGTCGGCAATCTGTCGAGCCAACTCAGGCATTTGTTCCAGTACCGAGTTAAACTCTTCCGCCTGAATTCTTCCTGACGCTACCGATTGCATAAATTGCCTGAGAGCGTTAGCCATTTCCTGAGCCGATGAGCCACCGATAGTGCCAATCTTTTGCAGCGTCATCACGAGCCGGTTAACATCGCTGTTAGTAGCACCTACGGTTTTCAGTGTGGCGGTGAGTTGCTGCCAGAGGTTGACGGTATCCCCAAGGCTGGCCCCGGTTGTCGAAGCAATACTCACAAGCTGCTGAAAGCTCCGCGCCCCTTCCTCTGAACTAGAGGATAAACGCGTTACTCGCGCCTGAAGTAGCGTGAATTCCTCAGAAAGCTGCTGGAGCTTTATCAGCGCCTGAATTGATATGTATCCTTTCACGGCCACAGCAAGGCGCGAAAACCCTCCACCCAAGTTATCCAGGCTTTTATCTAGCTTGTCAGCAGAGTTAGCTGTCTTTTTGACTGAGTTTTCAATTTGCTTTAAAGCTGTATCTGCACTCGCCTGACCAGCCAGCAGTTTGGCCGCATCGGCTTCAATCTCAATGGTGTATTTGCCAAAATCAGTTGTCATGAGCGCCTCAGTGTAGGGTTCTTACTTTGTTTTTTTTCAGAGCGTTGGTGTTCAGAAGATTTATGACTAATCGACCATGTTCGGTAAGGCGATATTCAGGGCCATCAAATGATATAAAATTCATTAACATGCGATAGGCTTCTCGTTCAAATGTCGCGCCATATTGATCTTTAGCGGCATATATTGTGTTATCGACAAGCCCCGCGGCGAGCAGGTGTTTTTCAACGTTGCCACTTACACCGCCAATGCTAATAATGTTGGAGCCAGTTTCCCGGCGCAGATCGCGAATATAGGTTTCGGCAATAACTTCAGCCAATCTCTGTAGTTGCTCCATCACCCACCCCGCTTAACGGATTCAAGGCCCTTAGCGACCAATGCGCGGGCAATAGCGTTTACCGTTGGTGCTACACCAATCGGAGAACGCTTGCGCTCCTCTTCCTGAATTTCACGAATGGACTGAAGATGCTCCCGGCAAAGTGCTACCGTGATTTGTGATCGGTTCATCTGCTTACCCCTGATATTTATACAGTCAATTTATATTGTAGTTTATGCAACATAAATGGCAAGCATTGCGTTTTATGAAACATAAAGGTACAAAAAAACCCGCCGGAGCGGGCTTGCCTTGAGATTACTTGCAGGGGTTAGTCGTATTTGCACTATTCGTGCTTGTTGGAAGATCATCTACTGTCTTCCCTTCAACTACGTACACAACACCGGAAGAGAAAAAACCCTTTGATTTCATCGTTAGCGCGATGACAAAAGGCGAGTACCCTGAATATGCCCCAAAGCTGTTCTTTGAGTTCACCTCACCACAGACAAGCATTGCGATAGATCCATCGTCCTTTTCACCAACTTTTTTTGACACAACATCTCTAAATTGGGTAGATGATG is part of the Klebsiella quasipneumoniae subsp. quasipneumoniae genome and encodes:
- a CDS encoding plasmid pRiA4b ORF-3 family protein, with the translated sequence MYQLKITIRDSKPPIWRRVLVPEQIPFSELHAVIQLAFGWNDEHLYMFEKGRKGDLGSEYRVWGEGESMDNAAITPLWAAIQNEGDKLVYTYDFGDWWDCLIVLEKQTHDTSIQPVSCLRGRGTTPAENSGGLHGYNELLLQARESDNPEQAEIRNFLMLDIERRVYDLNSINDRLQALN
- a CDS encoding HGGxSTG domain-containing protein; amino-acid sequence: MTCGATTRKGTPCKMTALYASGRCKLHGGMSTGAKTPEGKARQLEGFRRWLERKRQATSQGAGSH
- a CDS encoding tape measure protein — protein: MTTDFGKYTIEIEADAAKLLAGQASADTALKQIENSVKKTANSADKLDKSLDNLGGGFSRLAVAVKGYISIQALIKLQQLSEEFTLLQARVTRLSSSSEEGARSFQQLVSIASTTGASLGDTVNLWQQLTATLKTVGATNSDVNRLVMTLQKIGTIGGSSAQEMANALRQFMQSVASGRIQAEEFNSVLEQMPELARQIADGMGIPFNELRQLMLAGKLDIGEVLAAIEKRSDEINQQFETMPRTVSQATNALITQFGVAISKIDDAIGTSRYLAKLLDQTALSISVATGNVDPIVAIDAQLDSLNKKLAVTEAAYNTVSKASIYTDAGTKTQIDAIKGQIAALERAKSLYSDVGKAASGSVDGSKPAYITNLEKKTAENNANSIIKSGQTVVDKLTQQREQLSKDKAKGLIDDKKYAEAAAVLDKQIADARKKQDKTPKNAFARGDDSIDNLQRQIAVLTMRYDENTREAAQFNAVAALGAKATDAQKERVRELAGQLFDAQQRQKDLNDAISNDPLRKENKAYSDGRDQLKRQLDGQMIDQKTYNQQSELMEQQHQVNLAKIRAQQVVTPQQQAAGEVDPVQRLANQHAQELALIQQFEQQKTITEQEALALRNAANNTYEKQRIEAQWEIFRNQSTTNELMAAAVDGFASQAASSMTGLINGTQSATEAFKNLGNAILNSVIQALVEVGIQYLKNAAMAMIADKMTSNSSQQAGAQTAAAWAPAAAAASIATFGGAAIAGIAGMVAAFAIGAALAGKRKNGGTVGAGGAYQVGEGNMPELLQTKNGLIMIPGDRGRVFSNKDVTGSSPTIQKASTGKEYLPASSASFSQSGDSSKRSIQVNIQLIDQTTGSQHNITGADAFQQGDVVTVTGFLNDVDTGGPMSTAIADAHGLRRQARGAF